A window of the Cicer arietinum cultivar CDC Frontier isolate Library 1 chromosome 6, Cicar.CDCFrontier_v2.0, whole genome shotgun sequence genome harbors these coding sequences:
- the LOC140920667 gene encoding uncharacterized protein translates to MASAKPVFRDCGSSNKPPCFIGEHYDFWKILMQVYLEAQEDDIWDAVENGPHIPTKFINNKKETKIKNYWTDDDKRKVLFDKKAKNMLQSTLGMDEFFRISHCKTAKEIWDTLEVTHECTIEVKRSKLNTLSQEYELFRMMPR, encoded by the coding sequence atggcttccgcaAAACCGGTTTTTAGAGACTGTGGCAGTAGTAACAAACCACCATGCTTCATTGGAGAACACTACGACTTTTGGAAGATACTTATGCAAGTGTATCTTGAAGCACAAGAAGACGACATATGGGATGCAGTTGAAAATGGTCCTCACATTCCAACAAAattcatcaacaacaaaaaagaaacaaagataaaaaattattggacGGATGATGATAAAAGAAAAGTGTTGTTCGATAAGAAGGCTAAAAATATGCTACAATCAACACTAGGAATGGATGAATTTTTCCGTATATCCCACTGTAAAACAGctaaagaaatatgggatacgctAGAAGTAACTCATGAATGCACCATTGAAGTAAAAAGATCTAAACTAAATACACTATCTCAAGAATACGAATTATTTCGAATGATGCCCAGATAA